One region of Trachemys scripta elegans isolate TJP31775 chromosome 8, CAS_Tse_1.0, whole genome shotgun sequence genomic DNA includes:
- the HENMT1 gene encoding small RNA 2'-O-methyltransferase isoform X1, whose translation MSVDSMMDTNLQKDDLTGTIKFIPPLYKQRYQFIKDLVIKYKPKKVADLGCADCTLLWMLKFCKCIEVLAGLDIRENVMKEKMHRLSPLPADYLQPSERSLTVTLHHGSVAHKDPCMLGFDLVTCIELIEHLEAAELEKFPEVVFGFMAPAIVVISTPNSEFNPLLPGVTLFRHSDHKFEWDRAQFQSWAVAAATSYDYTVEFTGLGTSPPGTEDVGFCTQIGVFVRKYPKNGETVNSEKHTEHAYKTVFKAVYPSLKDEKYLQNAVVSEVLFGADIIKRRLLGNFKSEWKEHSDGLETKFKFQPFKYFMRRSKNLPLAETEKLAADRSMEPFIDGNTVYIPLAKIFSIPKVNQLCGTFEKLSKLIAGKVALSNDGSAVIVTIEYENEEQEN comes from the exons atgag tgtGGACAGTATGATGGATACTAATCTTCAAAAGGATGATCTCACAGGAACAATTAAGTTCATACCTCCCCTGTACAAACAACGTTACCAATTCATTAAAGATTTAGTGATTAAATACAAACCTAAGAAG GTTGCAGACTTGGGATGTGCTGACTGTACATTACTCTGGATGCTGAAATTCTGCAAATGCATTGAGGTGCTAGCTGGGCTAGATATCAGGGAGAATGTGATGAAGGAGAAAAT GCATAGGTTGTCTCCCCTTCCTGCTGATTATCTGCAACCAAGTGAAAGATCTCTAACTGTGACCCTGCATCATGGCTCAGTTGCTCATAAAGATCCTTGCATGCTTGGTTTTGACTTGGTAACATGCATTGAATT AATAGAGCACCTGGAAGCAGCAGAACTGGAAAAGTTTCCAGAAGTGGTATTTGGTTTTATGGCTCCAGCCATAGTTGTAATCAGCACTCCAAACTCAGAATTTAACCCTTTGCTCCCAGGAGTGACACTGTTCAGACATTCAGACCATAAATTTGAATGGGACCGAGCACAATTTCAAAGTTG GGCAGTAGCTGCAGCTACTAGCTATGATTATACAGTGGAATTTACTGGACTTGGGACCTCACCACCTGGAACTGAGGATGTTGGGTTTTGTACCCAAATAGGTGTGTTTGTGAGAAAATATCCAAAGAATGGTGAAACTGTTAACTCTGAGAAACATACAGAACATGCTTACAAAACT GTTTTCAAGGCAGTGTACCCAAGTCTTAAAGATGAAAAGTACCTACAGAATGCAGTGGTCAGTGAAGTTCTTTTCGGAGCAGACATCATTAAAAGACGACTACTGGGCAATTTCAAGTCTGAGTGGAAGGAGCATAGTGATGGCCTTGAGACAAaattcaaattccagccatttaaatattttatgaggCGTTCAAAGAACCTTCCTCTAGCTGAAACTGAAAAACTTGCTGCTGATAGAAGCATGGAGCCATTCATTGATGGAAACACAGTTTATATACCTCTGGCAAAAATCTTTTCTATTCCCAAAGTGAATCAActttgtggcacctttgagaagTTAAGCAAGCTTATTGCTGGCAAAGTAGCACTGAGCAATGATGGTTCTGCTGTGATAGTCACTATCGAATATGAAAATGAAGAACAAGAGAATTAG
- the HENMT1 gene encoding small RNA 2'-O-methyltransferase isoform X2: protein MMDTNLQKDDLTGTIKFIPPLYKQRYQFIKDLVIKYKPKKVADLGCADCTLLWMLKFCKCIEVLAGLDIRENVMKEKMHRLSPLPADYLQPSERSLTVTLHHGSVAHKDPCMLGFDLVTCIELIEHLEAAELEKFPEVVFGFMAPAIVVISTPNSEFNPLLPGVTLFRHSDHKFEWDRAQFQSWAVAAATSYDYTVEFTGLGTSPPGTEDVGFCTQIGVFVRKYPKNGETVNSEKHTEHAYKTVFKAVYPSLKDEKYLQNAVVSEVLFGADIIKRRLLGNFKSEWKEHSDGLETKFKFQPFKYFMRRSKNLPLAETEKLAADRSMEPFIDGNTVYIPLAKIFSIPKVNQLCGTFEKLSKLIAGKVALSNDGSAVIVTIEYENEEQEN from the exons ATGATGGATACTAATCTTCAAAAGGATGATCTCACAGGAACAATTAAGTTCATACCTCCCCTGTACAAACAACGTTACCAATTCATTAAAGATTTAGTGATTAAATACAAACCTAAGAAG GTTGCAGACTTGGGATGTGCTGACTGTACATTACTCTGGATGCTGAAATTCTGCAAATGCATTGAGGTGCTAGCTGGGCTAGATATCAGGGAGAATGTGATGAAGGAGAAAAT GCATAGGTTGTCTCCCCTTCCTGCTGATTATCTGCAACCAAGTGAAAGATCTCTAACTGTGACCCTGCATCATGGCTCAGTTGCTCATAAAGATCCTTGCATGCTTGGTTTTGACTTGGTAACATGCATTGAATT AATAGAGCACCTGGAAGCAGCAGAACTGGAAAAGTTTCCAGAAGTGGTATTTGGTTTTATGGCTCCAGCCATAGTTGTAATCAGCACTCCAAACTCAGAATTTAACCCTTTGCTCCCAGGAGTGACACTGTTCAGACATTCAGACCATAAATTTGAATGGGACCGAGCACAATTTCAAAGTTG GGCAGTAGCTGCAGCTACTAGCTATGATTATACAGTGGAATTTACTGGACTTGGGACCTCACCACCTGGAACTGAGGATGTTGGGTTTTGTACCCAAATAGGTGTGTTTGTGAGAAAATATCCAAAGAATGGTGAAACTGTTAACTCTGAGAAACATACAGAACATGCTTACAAAACT GTTTTCAAGGCAGTGTACCCAAGTCTTAAAGATGAAAAGTACCTACAGAATGCAGTGGTCAGTGAAGTTCTTTTCGGAGCAGACATCATTAAAAGACGACTACTGGGCAATTTCAAGTCTGAGTGGAAGGAGCATAGTGATGGCCTTGAGACAAaattcaaattccagccatttaaatattttatgaggCGTTCAAAGAACCTTCCTCTAGCTGAAACTGAAAAACTTGCTGCTGATAGAAGCATGGAGCCATTCATTGATGGAAACACAGTTTATATACCTCTGGCAAAAATCTTTTCTATTCCCAAAGTGAATCAActttgtggcacctttgagaagTTAAGCAAGCTTATTGCTGGCAAAGTAGCACTGAGCAATGATGGTTCTGCTGTGATAGTCACTATCGAATATGAAAATGAAGAACAAGAGAATTAG